One part of the Streptomyces lydicus genome encodes these proteins:
- a CDS encoding zinc-binding dehydrogenase codes for MRALVVDHSAPGRLALGTVADPEPGPDEVLVRISAISLNYGELPKSDDVAEGTVPGWDAAGVVERAAASGRGPKPGDRVITWSWNGGWAELRAVPVDELAVLPDAVDFTAAAALPVAGLTALRALRTAGVRPGQRVAITGASGGVGRFAVQLAHQAGAEVYAFVGSPTRGAGLAELGADHVLTDPAGLDEPVDVVLDNVGGSLLGKLIGRTAPEGTVISIGATSGEPTLIEPYQLVIGRLRLIGIQAGGNTGADLAHLVHLVAEGRLEASVDRVADWEQAGKTATALLNREIRGKAVLTLG; via the coding sequence ATGCGTGCCCTTGTTGTCGATCACTCAGCGCCCGGCCGGCTCGCTCTCGGGACTGTCGCCGACCCCGAGCCCGGGCCCGACGAAGTTCTCGTCAGGATCAGCGCGATATCGCTGAACTACGGCGAACTGCCCAAGTCCGACGACGTCGCCGAGGGCACGGTCCCGGGCTGGGACGCCGCCGGCGTGGTCGAGCGGGCCGCCGCGAGCGGTCGCGGCCCCAAGCCCGGCGACCGCGTCATCACCTGGAGCTGGAACGGCGGCTGGGCCGAGTTGCGGGCCGTCCCCGTCGATGAACTCGCCGTGCTTCCCGACGCGGTGGACTTCACGGCGGCCGCGGCGCTGCCGGTGGCGGGCCTCACGGCGCTGCGCGCACTGCGCACGGCGGGCGTCCGGCCGGGGCAGCGCGTCGCGATCACCGGCGCGTCCGGTGGGGTCGGGCGGTTCGCGGTCCAGCTGGCACACCAGGCGGGCGCCGAGGTGTACGCGTTCGTCGGCAGCCCGACGCGCGGCGCGGGCCTGGCCGAGCTCGGGGCGGACCATGTCCTGACCGACCCGGCCGGTCTCGACGAGCCGGTGGACGTGGTGCTGGACAACGTCGGCGGTTCGCTGCTCGGCAAGTTGATCGGGCGGACGGCTCCGGAGGGCACGGTCATCTCGATCGGCGCGACCTCCGGTGAGCCGACGCTGATCGAGCCGTACCAGCTGGTCATAGGGCGGTTGCGGCTGATCGGCATCCAGGCCGGCGGCAACACGGGAGCCGACCTCGCCCATCTCGTCCACCTCGTCGCGGAGGGACGCCTGGAGGCGAGCGTGGACCGGGTGGCCGACTGGGAGCAGGCCGGCAAGACCGCAACCGCCCTGCTCAACCGCGAGATACGCGGCAAGGCGGTACTGACGCTGGGGTGA